AACTTACTAACTAAAGCGTCGTGATTTGCTATTGATTTATAGGCTTCAATAGGTGTAAATTTATGCGCTATTTTTAAAATCATATCACGTTGTTTTTCGATGTCTATTCCTACTGGACTATCATCAGAAATTATAATTCCAGAAAAAGTAAAAGAATGTGTTATCGAAATAAATTTACCATCTTTTAAATGAGGTTTACCAAACTCATCATACATTAAATCAGCATCAGTATAACCTATTTCATTTAATAGATGACGAACGCTTAAAAAGCCTCTACGATGTAAATCAGACTTCATACCGTTAACGCGATCGTTACTTCTCTTAGTCAGTTCGATACCTTCAGATAGATCCTCAAAAGATTCTTCAATCTTCCAAATCAATACTTTAGTAGTTTCGTTTACAGTTAATGTTTTGTGAACAGGCATATTTTAGAAAGTTATTTCGTAATTTTGCGACTCAAAAATTTAGATACATAAATATACATAAATATGAGCACAAAAACCGCTACATACGTACCTTTTAAAGTTAAAGATATCTCTTTAGCTGATTGGGGAAGAAAAGAAATGGACTTGGCAGAAGCTGAAATGCCAGGATTAATGAGTCTTCGTGAAGAATATAAAAACGAGCAACCATTAAAAGGAGCAAGAATTGCAGGATGTTTACATATGACGATTCAGACTGCGGTTTTAATTGAAACATTACAAGCTTTAGGTGCTGAGGTAACTTGGAGTTCTTGTAATATATTTTCTACACAAGATCAGGCTGCTGCTGCTATTGCCGCTGCAGGAACACCTGTATATGCTTGGAAAGATATGACAGAAGAAGAATTTGACTGGTGTATTGAACAAACATTATTTTTTGGAGAGGATAAGAAGCCATTAAACTTAATTTTAGATGATGGTGGTGATTTAACAAATATGGTTTTAGATCGTTACCCAGAATTAGCTGCTGGAATTAACGGATTATCTGAAGAAACTACAACAGGAGTTCACCGTTTATACGATAGAGTAAAAGCAGGTACATTACCAATGCCAGCAATTAACGTAAACGATTCTGTAACTAAATCTAAATTTGATAACAAATATGGTTGTAAAGAATCTGCAGTAGATGCAATTCGTAGAGCAACAGATATTATGTTAGCAGGTAAACGTGTAACTGTTTGTGGTTACGGTGATGTAGGTAAAGGTACAGCTGCTTCATTTAAAGGTGCAGGTTCTATTGTAACTGTTACAGAAATTGATCCTATTTGTGCTTTACAAGCTGCAATGGATGGTTTTGAAGTTAAAAAATTAGAAACTGTTGTTGGTAATTCTGATATTATTATTACAACTACAGGAAATAAAGATATTATTCAAGGTCGTCATTTCGAAGCAATGAAAGACAAAGTTATCGTATGTAACATTGGGCATTTCGATAACGAAATTGACATGGCTTGGTTAAATACAAACCATGGAAGTACAAAAGATACTATTAAACCACAGGTTGATAAATATAATATCGCAGGAAATGATATTATTATTTTAGCAGAAGGTCGTTTAGTAAACTTAGGTTGTGCAACTGGTCACCCAAGTTTTGTAATGTCTAATTCATTTACAAACCAAACTTTAGCTCAAATTGAATTATGGACAAACCGTAGTTCTTATGAGAATGAAGTGTACATGTTACCAAAACATTTAGATGAAAAAGTAGCAAAATTACACTTAGCAAAAATAGGAGTAGAGCTTACAGAATTACGTTCTGATCAAGCATCTTATATTGGTGTAACTGTTGAAGGGCCATATAAGCCAGAGCACTACAGATACTAATAAATAGCTGTCATTCTGAACTTGTTTCAGAATCATATAAAAATACGAACCCCTTGCTTTAATTTGTAAGGGGTTTTTATTTGTCGTTACAATAAAGGATGACATAGGAATCTTTTACTAATGCTTTGATTATCTTTTTTGGAGTTTTAATAGGCTATCCACTATGTTTTTTACTAAATTCACTTTTTTGTACAGTGGTAATCTCATTTTAAGATGAAGATTACTTCGCTTTCTCGTAATGACACATTTCTTTAATAGTTATAAAAAGGATGCCGTTTCTCGGCCATTGAGGTCAGTCTAAATTTATTTCAGTATCACATATAAGATAAGAAACAAATGAACTTAAGGTTACAAAAAAATCCCGCAACTTAGTCACGGGATTTTTATATATTATTAATATTTTAATTAAAGTTCTAAAGAGTTAAATAACTCAATTAACTTAGGGTCAGATGGTCTTGGAGCATTTGAATTAACAATGTTTCCTAGTGGATCGATTAAAATAAATCTAGGAATTCCATTAATAACATAATCAGTAACAAATTTAGATTTCCAGTTTTTATCAGCAAATAATTGTGTTCCAGATAATTTTTTATCAGCAATCATTTTTTTCCAAGCTTCATGATCCTTCATTTGATCAACAGAAATACTTACAAATTCAATATTTTTTCCATGGTATTTTTCTTCCATTTTTTGTAAAAAAGGAATTTCTTTTTTACAAGGATTACACCAAGTAGCCCAAACATCAAAATATACATATTTTCCTTTTAAATCATCTAAAGAAGTTGTACCTCCTTTAATGTTTTCATAGTCAACAAATTTTGGAGAAGCCATTCCTTTCGCTAAGTTTTTAGCTAAATATAACTTGTCTGCATGTGTTTTGTTTAAATATTGTTTTAAACCTTTTATGTTTTTCTTTTGAAAAGAAACAAAAGTAGAATCTAACTTTGTAGTTTCAATTCTTTTATTAAACTCATTTATAAAGTTGTTTGTCTTTGTTTCAAATTCCTCTTTAGGTAATTCAAATAAAGCTTTATCTTTAAAAAAACCTTTTTGTAGTAAAGCTGCTTTCGCTAAGAAATTGCTCTCACTAGCCCCTTCTCCTGTAAAAACAACAGTTTCATCAAATTCTTTAGTGTCAAGTGTCATGTTAACATTAGCACCATTTTTTAAGTACAAAGTAGTACCTTCTTTTCCGTCAGAAAGACGATAAAATCCATCTTTAAGATTCATTGTATCCTTAAAAACACCATTTTCATCAACCTTAATTACTCTATTGAACTTAAGTTGAGGATTAGAAATAACGATCGAATCCGAATTTTTATTGGTGATTTTCCCTGAAAAAGAAACAAAGTTGTTTTGTTCTTTTTTACAAGAAACCATAGTAATGGCAATTGCCACTAAGAAAACTATTTTTTTCATTGGTTGGTAAGTTTAATTATTTACAGTGTACTAAATTACTAATTTTTCTAGAAAAGGAATGTTTTTTTAATCTTTTATCCTAACCAACCCTCACGATCTAAACTTCTGTATTGAATGGCTTCAGTTATATGATCGGATTTTATATTGTTTGAGGCGTCTAAATCAGCAATAGTACGAGAAACCTTTAATATTCTATCATAGGCTCTTGCTGAAAGGTTTAGCTTTTCCATAGCAACTTTTAGTAAATTACTGCTTTCTTTAGAAAGTTTACAAAACTCTCGAATTTGTTTTACATTCATTTGAGCATTGTAATGTACAGTATTTGAATTTTTATAACGTTCAGTTTGTATTTCTCTAGCCTTTGTTACACGTTCCCTAATAGCAACGCTAGTTTCCCCTTTTCTATCTTCTGATAATTTTTCAAAGGGTACAGGAGTTACTTCTATATGTATATCAATCCTGTCAAGCAGTGGACCTGAAATTTTACTTAAATAACGTTGCATTTCGGCAGGAGATGATGTCATTGGAGAATCAGGGTCGTTAAAAAAGCCCGATGGACTTGGATTCATACTTGCGACTAACATAAAGCTACTTGGATAGTTTACCGAAAATCTAGCCCTAGAAATAGTAACTTCTCTATCTTCTAAAGGCTGTCGTAAAACCTCAAGAACTCCTCTTTTAAATTCGGGTAGTTCATCTAAAAATAATACACCATTATGAGCTAAAGAAATTTCTCCAGGTTGTGGTAAATTATTCCCCCCACCAATGAGAGCAATATCTGAACAGCTATGATGTGGAGATCTAAATGGGCGACTATATTGAAGTCCAGAGTTTTTTACCTTACCAACAACGGAATGGATTTTTGTAGTTTCCAAAGCTTCCTGCAATGTCATAGGAGGTAATATAGACGGCAACCTTTTGGCTAACATTGTTTTTCCAGCCCCAGGTGGACCAATTAAAATAATATTATGACCTCCAGCTGCTGCAATTTCCATACAGCGTTTAATACTTTCTTGACCTTTAACGTCAGAAAAATCAAATTCGGGAAAATCTACATGCTTATAAAATTCAGCGCGAGTATCAACTATTGTTGGTTTAATCATTTCTTTATTTTCTAAATGATTAATAACATCCATAATATTTTCTACCCCCAGTATATTTATATCATTAACAATGGCAGCTTCTTTTGCATTTTCTTTTGGTAGAATAAAATTTTTATAACCTTCTTCTCTGGCTTTAATTGCTATTGGTAATGCACCTTTAATAGGTTGTAAACTTCCGTCTAAAGAAAGTTCTCCCATAATTACATACTCACTAATGTTGGTAGCTTTAATTTGATTAGATGCAGCAAGTATTCCAACAGCTAAGGTTAAATCATAAGCAGCACCTTCTTTACGAATATCAGCAGGAGCCATATTAATGATAATTTTTTTTCCAGGAAGTTTAAAACCATTATTATTTAGTGCAGCAGAAATACGATAAGAACTTTCTCGTACAGCATTATCAGGTAAGCCAACTAAATGGTAGCCGATTCCTTTATCTATATTTACTTCCACGGTAATTGTGGTAGCTTCAATACCAAAAACAGCAGATCCATAGGTTTTTATAAGCATAGCTTTCTTTTTTCTGTTAAAGATAGCTAAATTTCTTTAGGAATTTGGTTTAGAAGTATTTACTGTTTTTTTGAAGTGGATGATTTATAAAAAAATAATTTGTATAACTTTCTGAAACTAAAAAAAAGTAAGATTACCAATAGTATTGCAATTACTGGTAAAAAGATTGAGAAGGATGACATAAGAATTGATGTGCCTGTCTCAACAGTCGAAATTATAGGATTTGCTATACCACCCGTTGTTGCAGTTGATGCTAATCTTGTAGAGGCTGCAGTTCCTTTAATTACAGAAGCTGTTCCTCCACCAGCTATTATTGCTAAAGCCCAGGTGATTATAGGAGATAAGTCAGCGACTGTTGATACCATAACAGCTGTTCCTGCAATAGCAGCTAAGGGAATCGCAATAGTATCTAATAAGTTGTCAAACCAAGGAATATAGTATGCAAATATTTCTAATAGAGTAGCAATGCCTAAGGTAATTAAAGCAGATGAACTTGCTACCCAATTCCAATTTTCATTTATAGGAATTATATTGTAATAACCCGCTAAACTTAGTGCAAAAAGTGGGAGGAATACTCTAAAGCCAACTGAAGCTGCTAGTCCAATTCCTAAAAAAACACTAATAATTGATTCTGGAGTCATATTTTTTTATGTTAAGATATAAAAAAAAGCCTCTTTATAAAAGAGGCTTTTTGAAATATTTTAAAAGTTGATTAGTTTTTATTAAAGTTATCTAATCCAGTTTTTAACCAATCATAATAGGCTGTGTGATCAGAATATTGTTGAGGTGAATTTAAAAGTTCTAATTCAGGACTCATCAACACATAAAATGGCTGAGAAGCTGTTTTAAAATTAGCTACTTGTAATGTCGCCCATTTATCACCGTAAGTTCTAATTCTTTTTACTTTACCATTAGGTTTAATAAAGTCGAATTGTTCATCTTTAGGTAATTGTCTTTCATGATCATCTACGTACAATGAAATTAAAACAAAATTATTATTAATTAAAGAATAAATCTCTGGTTTTACCCAAATAGTTTCTTCCATTTTACGACAGTTAACACATGCCCAACCTGTAAAATCTAATAAAACAGGTTTGTTAACAGATTTTGCATAAGCAATACCTTCTTCAAAATCTTTAAAACAATTTAACCCTAACGGACATTTATTGTCTTTCTTGTAAATACTATGAAATTGAGGTGGAGCAAATCCACTTAAAAATTTATTTTGATTCCATGCTGGTTTTTCCATAACACCTGGAGCTAAATATACCGAAAATGCTAAAGCTGCAACACCTAATAAGATTCTAAAGAAAGAAATCTTACCGTATTTTTTACCAATAATACCAAATAGATATAATGCAGTTAATAAAGAGATTAGCGCCCAAAGACCTATGAAAATTTCTCTCTTAAATAAATCCCAGTGACCTACTAAATCAGCATTTGATAAAAATTTAAATGCGAATGCTAATTCTAAAAATCCTAAGAAAACTTTTACAGTATTTAACCATCCACCAGATTTTGGTAGCGAATTTAACCATCCTGGGAACATAGCAAACAAAGCGAAAGGTAATGCTAAAGCAGTACCAAAACCGATCATACCAGCTGATAATTGCATAGCTCCTCCGCTAGATCCTAATGAACCAGCTAGAAGTGAACCTAAAATAGGACCTGTACAAGAAAATGATACAATTGCTAAGGTTAAAGCCATAAAGAATGTACCAATAATTCCTCCAATATTCGAAGCACTATCAGCTTTATTACTCCAAGAACTAGGTAATGTTAGTTCATAAAAACCAAAGAATGAACCAGCAAAGAAAATTAACACTACAAAGAAAAATACATTTAACCATATATTGGTTGAAATACTATTTAAAATTTCAGGATCTAAAGTGTCTAAATAGTGAAAAGGTAAGCTTAACAGGCCGTAAATTAATATAATAAAGAACCCATATAAAACAGCACTACCAATTCCTTTTCCTTTCTTTTCAGTATGTTTTGTAAAGAATGATACAGTTAAAGGTACCATTGGAAAAACACAAGGTGTTAAAAAGGCTAATAAACCTCCAACAAAACCTAATAGAAAAATATTAAGTAATGTATCACCGCCTTTTTCTTCAGTGTTTTTTTCTGCCGTATTTTTTAATAAAGCAGTGTTTTTTAAGTTTAAGTTTAGTGATTGTGATAAAGATTGACTCTTATCATCTACTTCAGTAACAGTTTGAGATACTTTTTCTCCAATTAATGAAAAAGTAAAGTCTTCATCGAAAGGTAAACAGTATTCTTTACAAACTTGTGCATCTAAATTAAGAGTGATTAGAGTTAAGGTTGCATCAGAAACAGTTATTCTTTGTACTAGTTTTCCTTCATCAACAAAGAATATTTCATCTTTTCCCCAAATTTCACTGAATTCAGTTTCTGTTTCTCCTTCTTTTGCTTTTCCGTTAAGTGTGTATCCACTTTGTCCTTCAGCAGGAGAAATAGTCATAGGTAAAGAAGCATCCTCAGGGTTGTATTGAGAATATAAATGCCAATCCTCTGCTATTTCAATTTCAAAAATTAAGTCGTATTCAGTTTCCGAAACTTTTTCAACGGTAGGGGTTACGACAATTGGGTTATCATCAGATTGCGAGTAAACCGTTAAACCTAAGAATAATAAAAAAAGAGTAATGAGTTTTTTCATTCGATTTAGTTTATAGTGGGTTATTTTTAAATAGTTAATCTTAATAATTGTGTTGTGTTATTAGTAGATGAAAAACGTCTGTCTTGTCGTTTACCAATAATCCAAATGATTTCATTATTATTTGAGCAAAGTAACCAAATGTTTTTTTTGTCCAAAATTGATAATTTTTCGTCTTTAAAATATTTGCTAATCTTTTTTTTACCTAACATTCCTGTTGGGTAAAAAAAATCACCTTCTTGCCATCTTCTAATGATTAGGGGGTAATTTAACAAATTTTTATCAACATAAATACTATTTTTGTCAAAAATTGTTTTTTTATTTACATCTTCAAACAATAAGTTTATAGGATTTATTACCTTAACATCTCCTTTGTGTATGATAATTTGTTCACTTTTAGAAGTGAGTTTTTTATCAGAGGGTAAAAGTAATAAAAAATCCCTGTCTTTTATTAAAGTATATGAATTTGTTAATACTTTCTTGCTTGATTGCGCATAAATTAGATCATAAATGTCATTCCATGATGTAAATTTATACCTTTTTAAAAGTTGGTATAAATAAGCTTTTGGGTTTGATAATTTTACTAATTCAGAAATATTTATTTTTAGTATGTCATCTTGCTTAGATGTTATTTTTATTGATGTTTCCTTTATCTTGTCAGTAATAATTTGCTGAGATTGCTTTAAAGACTCAGTAGTTTTGTTATGTGTTTTTAATAGACTTGGATTTAGTTCTTTAAGAATAGGAATAATTTTATGTCTTATTTTATTTCTAACATATTTTGTTTCTAAATTACTAGCATCCTTTCGCCATTTAATATTATTTTTTAAAGCATGTTCTTCTATTTCTTCTCTTGAAAATACAAGTAACGGGCGTATAATATTTTTGTTAACAGGTGGGATTCCTGTTAAACCATCTAAGCCTGTACCTCTGGTTAAATTAATTAAAAAAGTTTCTAAATTATCATCAGCATGATGAGCTGTTAAGATATAGTCGAAATTATTTTCTTCAGTTAATTGTTGAAACCAATCATAACGCAATTTTCTTGCAGCTAATTGAGTTGAAAGTTTATTTTTTTTTGAATATTTATTAGTTTCAAATCGAATTGAAAAAGTAGTAATATCTAATTTAATTCCTAAGTTGTTAATAAATTCTTCATCTAAATTACTTTCTTCTCCTCTTAACTGAAAATTACAATGAGCTAAAGAAATAGTATAACATAATTGGTGTAATAAATGAGACAAAACAACACTATCAATTCCTCCAGAAATAGCAATTAGAAGTTTTTTGTTTTTTAAAAATGAAAAATTTTCATCAATATGTTCTGCTAGTTTTTGAAGCATTTTAATTCTTGTAATTGGTTTATAGCTGGCTGTTTAGCCAATTAACAATGTCTTGTAACATTTCTTCTTTACATAAATCATTTTGTAATTCATGATAACCACCTTTGTAAAGTTTTAAGTTTGCTTTGTCAGAGTTATTTGCAAAAGCTTCCGTTCCTTTAAAATCAATAATTTTATCACCTGTACCATGTAATAATAACATTGGTACTTTTAATGATGAAGCGTTTTGAATTGCCCACTCACCAGAATCAATAAATGATAAAGAAAAGTTAGGACTAATTTTATCATGTACTAATGGGTCGTCTATATATTTTTTAACTTCTGCCTTGTCACGAGAAATATCATTAGCATCTAGTTCATTACCTAATGTTATAGCAGGAGCAATTTTTTGCATAATCTTACCTAATGATAGCTTCCATGCTGGCGGATCGAATGCTAATTTTAGCATAGGACTTGTAGCAATGACACCTGTTAAATTATTTTCTCTACGAAGTGTATAATTTATTACTGCATTACCACCCATCGAGTGTCCATATAAAAAGAGTAGTTTGCTATCAAAAATTTCTTTTGTTTTATCAATTAATTTTGAAATACTTTCTAACACAGTATCAAAACCAGGGTTGTGACCACGTTTACCTAGTGTTTTGCCATGGCCAAAATGATCAAAAGCAATAACACCAAAATTATTGTCAGTTAACTTTTTGGCAACATGTTGGTAGCGACCAGAGTGTTCTCCCATTCCGTGAATAATAATAACAACTCCTTTTATAGTTTCAGGTTTCCAGAATTGGCCAAAAAAAGTAGTTTTATGATATTTGAAGTTAAATTCTTGATGCAGCATAATTTATTGTTTATGTAACCATTGTCTAATTTCTTTTCTTAAAGAAACTTCTGGTTTGGGTAATGGAATTGTTCGGCCGAATTGTTTACTTCTCTTAAATTTTGAAAATGTAATTTTATGTTTTTTCCAAGCTTCAGGGTATAAGTCTAAAAATTTATTAAAAAAACTTTGTTCATTTACGGTACCTTCTATTTTAGATAGCACGTGTTTGAATTTCTCTTCTTGTTCTATAATCATTAATCCTTATTTTTTTGTAAAATAATTTTTTGCATCTGCTTAACGCTAATTGTACTTCCGTCATGACTCCACCCTGGAGGTCCGAAAATATACATAAATTTATGAATCCAATTGCTAGACTTTTTGGTGTCGTTCCAAATATCTTTATATTCATGAGTTAAAATTACCCAAGGATTATATGAGTCAGGAGCATGTGTTACACCGTATTGGATTTCGACTTTTTCGTCAAGCTCTTTCCATGTTCCAAAAACTCTATCAAAAATATTTAAAAACCCTCCATGATTTTTATCCATATATTCTACGTTTTTAGCGTGATGTACTTGATGCATTGTATGTGTGTTAAATATTACATCAATAAATTTAAGTTTTGGAATATATACTGAATGTAATTGAAATTGCCATAAAGCTTCAATACCTAAACAAACGACGACCATTTCTGGTGGAAAACCAATTGCAGGAAGCCACATATAAAAAAAAGGTTTATATAAAATTGTAAACCAGCCATTACGAACTGCGGTTCCTAAATTAAAATTGTCTGAAGAGTGATGTACAATGTGTGCTGCCCACAAGAAACGAACCATATGATTTTGTCGGTGAAACCAGTAATAGCTAAAGTCGTCTAATAGTTGACAAACAATCCATACATACCAAGCATAACCAAAAGATTCCCAACCCATGATATTGGTACGGATACCATTTACTAGAGGGTTAAAAACGTCATAAACATAATTAAAAATAATAATTGCAGAAATTGTCTTTATTAAAGGAGCAAGAATAGCAGAGCCAATACCCATAGTTAAACTAGCACCTAAATCTTTCCAACTGTAAAGTTCTTTTTTATCATGCGTTTTGCTATATGTGAGTTCTAGTAAAATAAGCCCTAAAAAACAAGGTACACCATATACTAATGGGTTTGTAAAATTCATTTTCTATTTTTTGGGTCAAGATAGTAATCTATTTACTATTTAGTAAAACATATTTCATTGCTTTTGCTTTTAGTAAGCATTCTTCGTATTCTTTTTCAGGTGTAGACTTTGCTGTAATAGCTCCGCCGACTGAATATGAAACATATTTTTCATCAGCGTTATATAAAATACTTCTAATAATAACATTAAAATCGAAATCTCCACTTGGAGTAAAATAACCGATAGTTCCTGAATACAATCCACGTTTAGTTTCTTCTAATTTTTCAATGATTTGCATTGCAGATATTTTTGGAGCTCCGGTCATACTTCCCATTGGAAAAGTGTTTTTGATTATATCAACAGGATGCGTATTAGTTTCTGTTTCAGAGACTACTGTTGAAATCATTTGATGTACTTGTTTAAAAGAGTATACTTTACATAATTCTTCAACATGTACACTCCCTTTTTTTGCTATTTTAGATAAATCATTACGAACTAAGTCAACAATCATTATATTTTCTGAACGTTCTTTTTCATCACGCGATAAATCGAATGCAATTTTATCATCTTCAATTTTATCAATTAAACGTTTAGCTGTACCTTTTATAGGTTGAGATATTATTTTATCGCCTATTTTTTTTATATATCTTTCTGGAGTAGCAGATAATAAATATTGATGTTCGTGTCTGAAAAATGTAGCGAAAGGAGGTTCAGATATATCGTTTAAATGTTGATATATTTTATAAGGATCTATTACTGTATTTTCAGCATAAAACTCTTGGCAAAAATTAGCTTCATATATATCACCTCTGTTTATATGATCTAAAATGGTATTTACCTTTTTGTAATATTGATCTTTATGAATTCTAAGTTTTATTTTTATTTTCTCCTCTTTTGATGTATTCTTTATTTCTTTTGAAGATGTAATTATGTTAGTAGCAATAATTTCTTCAAAATCTTCTTCCAGCTCATCATCGATCATTCTTAGGTAATGGAATTCAACAGTATTTCCTTTAATAAAAATTAATTTTTGCGGTTGAAAAAAATATAAATCAGGGAAGTGAAGTCCATCAAAATTAGTTGACTTTAATTTTTCAACATCGTTTTTTACATCGTAAGAAATATAGCCAAAAATATAATCCTTAGTATATGATTGGTATTCTTTTAGTTTATCAAAAGCATTATAATAATCTGTTTTTATAGAAGTAAATTCTTCTGCAGCCAAACAATAGTCAAAAGAACTATAATTTTGCTCGTAATTATTAGAATCTAACCAAAGTGTGGTTTCAAACTGTTTTGACCATTGGAATAAATGTTGTTTAAATTCTGAAGGAGAATCTATAGAAAAGGTGCAGATTGTTCTTAAAGACATGGGGCAAAAATAAGAAAAATGGAGATGATTGGTTCATTTTATTTTATTTACATTTATATCGAAATTTATAAAACAAATTATGAAGAAAATCTACTTTTTACTATTAATAATAGTAGTTTCAGCATGCGTTGGAACAGAGAAAAAGAAAGAGGGAGTGAAAAGTGATGTGGCAATAGCAGCTGTTTTAAATTTGAAACAAGCCGAAAAGTTGGTGTCATTACCTATAAGTTGTATAAATGTAGAATATCCAAATAAATTAAATCAAACAATTGGAAGTCCTGAAGATTTGCAAACACCAAAAGAATTACATCCTACATTTTATGGTTGTTTTGATTGGCATTCATCTGTGCATGGACATTGGAGTTTAGTTTCTTTATTAAAACAATTTCCTGATTTAAAAAATTATGAAGAGATAAAACAACAATTATTAACTAATATTTCTAAAGAAAATATAGATAAAGAAGTTGCTTATTTTCAAAAAAAACATAACATTAATTATGAACGTACTTATGGTTGGGCGTGGTTGTTAAAACTAGCAGAAGAAATTCATACATGGGATGATGAAACAGCTAGAAAGTTAGAAAAAAACTTACAACCTTTAACAGATCTTATTGTTCAAAAATATTTTGATTTTTTACCTAAGTTGAAATATCCAATTAGAGTTGGAGAACATACTAATACTGCTTTTGGGTTGACTTTTGCTTGGGATTATGCAACTACTTTAGAAAATTTTAAATTAAGAGATTTAATAAAAAAAAGAGCTAGAGCGTTTTATTTAAAAGACGCGCATTGTCCATTGTCATGGGAACCTAGTGGGTATGATTTCTTATCACCTTGTTTACAAGAAGCGGCAATTATGAAAAGAATTATGTCTGCAGCTGAGTTTCGTTTATGGTTCGGTGATTTCTTACCACAATTAAAAGATGTTAATTTTACTTTTCCTGTAGGCGAAGTTTTAGATAGAACAGACGGTAAATTAGTGCACTTAGATGGAGTGAATTTCTCGAGAGCTTGGGCTTTAAACAAAATTGTTAAGCATATGCCAGAATACAAGCATTTAAAAAATATAGCCAATCAACATATAAATTATTCATTGCCAAATGTTGTTGGAGATAGTTATGAAGGTGGGCATTGGTTAGGAAGTTTTGCTATTTATGCTTTAAATTCTGGGAAAAATGATTAAAAAAATATTCAAAAATATTGGCCCAGGAACTTTAATAGCTGCTGCTTTTATTGGTCCAGGAACAGTAACACTTTGTACGCTTGCTGGTGTAAATTTTGGATTTAATTTGTTGTGGGCAATGCTACTTTCTGTAATAGCTACCATTGTTTTGCAAGAAATGGCTGCTAGGTTAGGAATTATTTCTCAAAAAGGATTATCAGAAGTTATAAGAGA
This genomic stretch from Tenacibaculum sp. Bg11-29 harbors:
- a CDS encoding DUF2891 domain-containing protein, which codes for MKKIYFLLLIIVVSACVGTEKKKEGVKSDVAIAAVLNLKQAEKLVSLPISCINVEYPNKLNQTIGSPEDLQTPKELHPTFYGCFDWHSSVHGHWSLVSLLKQFPDLKNYEEIKQQLLTNISKENIDKEVAYFQKKHNINYERTYGWAWLLKLAEEIHTWDDETARKLEKNLQPLTDLIVQKYFDFLPKLKYPIRVGEHTNTAFGLTFAWDYATTLENFKLRDLIKKRARAFYLKDAHCPLSWEPSGYDFLSPCLQEAAIMKRIMSAAEFRLWFGDFLPQLKDVNFTFPVGEVLDRTDGKLVHLDGVNFSRAWALNKIVKHMPEYKHLKNIANQHINYSLPNVVGDSYEGGHWLGSFAIYALNSGKND